One Malania oleifera isolate guangnan ecotype guangnan chromosome 9, ASM2987363v1, whole genome shotgun sequence DNA segment encodes these proteins:
- the LOC131164359 gene encoding BURP domain-containing protein BNM2A, whose protein sequence is MDFRFASWSIILFGVFLTGDHQIYGEQHDNNHQIPYTQHVHAHPSSRMDHMDPSQNIFFTIGDLKVGKMIPIYLPSKDPSTSPHLLPREEADSIPFSSSHLPNLLEFFSFPRGSPQAKAMEYTLRLCELEPIKGETRFCATSLESMLDFTQGIFGLDTQFKVLTSKHLSKSTAGLQNYTILELPKQLSAPKMVACHTMPYPYAVFYCHCQESKNKLFEVLVGGENGERAEAIAVCHMDTSHWDRDHTSFRMLGIQPGTSPVCHFFPTDNLVWIPSHASN, encoded by the exons ATGGACTTCAGATTTGCCTCTTGGTCTATCATCCTTTTCGGTGTTTTTCTAACG GGTGACCACCAGATTTACGGGGAGCAGCATGACAACAATCATCAAATACCGTACACGCAGCATGTCCATGCCCATCCATCATCCCGTATGGATCACATGGATCCATCTCAGAACATCTTCTTCACCATAGGAGATCTTAAGGTAGGGAAGATGATACCCATATACCTCCCAAGCAAAGACCCTTCTACTTCTCCTCATCTTCTTCCCAGAGAGGAAGCTGATTCCATTCCCTTCTCATCATCCCATCTCCCAAACCTCCTTGAGTTCTTCTCATTCCCTCGAGGCTCCCCACAAGCCAAAGCCATGGAATACACACTGAGGCTCTGTGAGCTTGAACCCATTAAAGGAGAGACTAGGTTCTGTGCTACCTCTTTGGAGTCTATGCTTGATTTCACACAGGGCATCTTCGGATTGGACACCCAATTCAAGGTTCTAACCTCCAAGCATCTCTCAAAATCCACTGCTGGTCTACAGAACTACACCATTTTGGAACTGCCCAAACAGCTCTCAGCTCCTAAAATGGTAGCATGCCACACAATGCCTTACCCATATGCAGTTTTCTATTGCCATTGCCAAGAAAGTAAGAATAAGCTATTTGAGGTTTTAGTAGGCGGTGAGAATGGGGAAAGAGCGGAAGCCATTGCGGTTTGCCACATGGATACCTCTCACTGGGATCGCGATCACACATCATTTCGGATGCTTGGTATCCAGCCAGGGACCTCTCCTGTTTGCCATTTCTTTCCAACAGATAATCTTGTTTGGATTCCATCACATGCTTCAAATTAG